The Clostridium sporogenes genome contains a region encoding:
- a CDS encoding hydrolase has product MSNRIEKTPKRVPEIKGVLRSHMIEVPSIIREASGIRVFGKRIKSFVYSTDVAVIKNTNADAVIAVYPFTPQPIITQSLILAADIPVFCGVGGGLTTGKRVVNLALDAEFKGAMGVVVNNPTPNDVIQQIKDTIDIPIVVTVVSEYEDIEARINSGATILNISGAKKTAYIVREIRKRYPDFPIIATGGPSESSIKETIEAGANAITYTPPPASDIFSEVMDKYRFNFKKEHDRMENE; this is encoded by the coding sequence ATGAGTAACAGAATTGAAAAAACACCTAAACGTGTACCAGAAATAAAAGGTGTATTAAGAAGTCATATGATAGAAGTTCCTTCAATTATTAGAGAAGCTAGTGGTATTAGAGTTTTTGGAAAAAGAATAAAATCCTTTGTATATAGTACGGATGTTGCTGTTATTAAAAATACTAACGCAGATGCTGTAATAGCAGTATATCCTTTTACTCCTCAACCCATAATAACTCAATCTTTAATTTTAGCTGCGGATATTCCTGTTTTTTGTGGTGTAGGAGGAGGATTAACTACTGGGAAAAGAGTTGTTAATTTAGCCTTAGATGCTGAATTTAAAGGTGCTATGGGTGTTGTTGTAAATAATCCAACTCCTAATGATGTAATACAGCAGATAAAAGATACTATAGATATTCCTATTGTAGTAACAGTAGTATCAGAGTATGAAGACATAGAAGCGAGAATTAATTCAGGAGCCACTATACTTAATATATCAGGAGCTAAAAAAACAGCGTACATAGTTAGAGAAATAAGAAAACGATATCCTGACTTCCCTATAATAGCTACGGGAGGGCCAAGTGAATCTAGCATAAAAGAAACCATAGAAGCAGGTGCAAATGCTATAACATATACACCACCTCCAGCATCAGACATATTTAGTGAAGTTATGGATAAATATAGATTTAATTTTAAAAAGGAACATGATAGAATGGAAAATGAATAA
- a CDS encoding EFR1 family ferrodoxin (N-terminal region resembles flavodoxins. C-terminal ferrodoxin region binds two 4Fe-4S clusters.) produces the protein MNGILFYFSGTGNTKWVADKIESKLCKLDNTIHKVNIENVDEDVLNKIHNYDFIMIGTPIYAEMGPKLIQDFVNNIPKAKEKIKCILYSTQGGNTACETENMHKILCDKGYDVVIKINIKMINNYYFSLGKKPDKAEIENILRNAEKKVDLVVDKFSKGERYLENISKTRLFFGKIASKGFNKFLPKLSNNLKSTEHCIKCGMCVRNCPKGNIVFENGGVVFHSNCILCLRCIYVCPSNAIFYKEKRIDQIEKNIIKLLDIK, from the coding sequence ATGAATGGGATACTATTTTACTTTAGTGGAACAGGTAATACCAAATGGGTAGCAGATAAAATAGAAAGTAAATTATGCAAATTAGATAATACTATACATAAAGTTAATATAGAAAATGTTGATGAGGATGTATTAAATAAAATTCATAATTATGATTTTATAATGATAGGAACACCTATCTATGCTGAGATGGGGCCAAAATTAATACAGGATTTTGTTAATAATATTCCTAAAGCAAAAGAAAAAATTAAATGCATACTATATTCAACTCAAGGTGGTAATACTGCTTGTGAAACAGAGAATATGCATAAAATTCTATGTGATAAGGGTTATGATGTAGTTATAAAGATTAATATAAAGATGATAAATAATTATTATTTTTCTTTAGGTAAAAAGCCAGATAAAGCTGAAATAGAAAATATATTAAGAAATGCAGAAAAAAAAGTAGATCTAGTTGTAGATAAATTTTCAAAGGGAGAAAGATATTTAGAAAATATAAGTAAAACTAGATTATTTTTTGGGAAAATAGCATCTAAAGGATTTAATAAATTCCTTCCCAAATTATCAAACAATCTTAAATCTACAGAACATTGTATTAAATGTGGTATGTGTGTTAGAAATTGTCCAAAAGGAAATATAGTATTTGAAAATGGAGGAGTAGTTTTTCATAGTAACTGTATATTGTGCTTAAGATGCATATATGTATGTCCAAGTAATGCAATATTCTATAAAGAAAAAAGAATAGATCAAATAGAAAAAAATATAATAAAATTATTGGACATAAAATAG
- a CDS encoding tRNA threonylcarbamoyladenosine dehydratase produces the protein MENWLQRTEFLIGKEAIEKLNKSKVVVLGVGGVGSFVIEALVRSGVESIAIVDNDTIDITNINRQIHANLNTVGKSKVEVMKERILSINPRCNVKTHQVFINEDNISEIVDKDTDYVVDAIDTASSKILSIVWCDKNNINIISSMGTANKLNPSKLKIADIYDTKVCPLAKIMRYELRKRNIRNLKVLYSEETPIKNNNRPLNDKGRPTPASIAFVPPCAGLIIAGEVVRDIIK, from the coding sequence ATGGAGAACTGGTTACAAAGAACTGAATTTTTAATAGGAAAAGAGGCTATAGAAAAATTAAATAAAAGTAAAGTTGTAGTTTTAGGTGTTGGAGGAGTAGGAAGTTTTGTAATAGAAGCATTAGTTAGATCTGGAGTAGAGAGTATAGCAATAGTTGATAATGATACAATAGATATAACTAATATAAATAGACAAATTCATGCTAATTTAAATACTGTTGGAAAATCTAAAGTTGAGGTAATGAAAGAGAGAATACTATCTATAAATCCTAGGTGTAATGTTAAAACTCATCAAGTATTTATAAATGAAGATAATATAAGTGAAATAGTGGATAAAGATACAGATTATGTTGTAGATGCTATAGATACGGCTTCTTCTAAAATATTAAGTATAGTATGGTGCGATAAGAATAATATAAATATAATAAGTAGTATGGGTACAGCAAATAAATTAAACCCTAGTAAATTAAAAATAGCAGATATATATGATACTAAAGTATGTCCATTAGCTAAGATTATGAGATATGAACTTAGAAAGAGGAATATAAGAAATCTGAAGGTTTTATATTCAGAAGAAACTCCAATAAAAAATAATAATAGACCATTAAATGATAAAGGCAGGCCAACGCCAGCTAGTATAGCTTTTGTTCCACCTTGTGCTGGCCTTATAATAGCAGGAGAGGTAGTAAGAGATATAATTAAATAA
- a CDS encoding MFS transporter: MILVAVCDSTRGIFIPIFKNEFNVNNTKIGLMITISTLGYTVFTYLGGILCQKKGQKRVYSIGLLIISICFLLLNFTPNYIILVILMFLINGGQAFLAISSNTIIPIIFISFQAIIMNLAHFNYGMGLALSQRISGMLLYRGITWRRIYLYLSIITFIVYLLLFFINIPVINKLKDDNKLKSKEIFKDKLLYFYIFALGFYAFSEIATGNWFVNLMENGYKYNKNQSSYYIFLFSALFALGRLLGGFLVEKFNYIKAVCTSLTVALIMYSIGITLGQKGLILISLSGMFFSIVYPTVVLTISKVYSTNSSYVTGIVVTLSSFVNMIINFLMGCLNDLIGIYISYYLIPISLFISLMFMFLIHKNIKKLA, encoded by the coding sequence ATGATACTAGTAGCGGTTTGTGATAGTACAAGGGGGATTTTTATTCCTATATTCAAAAATGAGTTTAATGTAAATAATACTAAAATAGGATTAATGATTACTATAAGTACATTAGGCTACACAGTATTTACATATTTAGGTGGTATATTATGCCAAAAAAAAGGACAGAAGAGAGTTTATTCTATAGGACTTTTAATAATAAGTATATGTTTTTTATTATTAAATTTTACGCCTAATTATATAATTCTTGTTATTTTAATGTTTTTGATAAACGGAGGCCAAGCTTTCTTAGCCATATCTAGCAATACAATAATACCTATAATTTTTATAAGTTTTCAGGCTATAATAATGAATTTAGCTCATTTTAATTATGGAATGGGATTAGCTTTATCACAAAGAATTTCTGGTATGCTTTTGTATAGAGGTATAACCTGGAGAAGAATATACCTTTATTTATCAATTATAACTTTCATAGTATATCTATTGTTATTTTTTATTAATATACCTGTGATTAATAAGTTAAAAGACGATAATAAATTAAAATCCAAAGAAATTTTTAAAGATAAATTATTATATTTTTATATATTTGCATTAGGATTTTATGCATTTAGTGAAATAGCTACAGGAAATTGGTTTGTTAATTTAATGGAGAATGGATATAAATATAATAAAAATCAAAGTTCATATTATATATTTTTATTTTCAGCCTTATTTGCTTTAGGGAGATTATTAGGGGGATTTTTAGTAGAAAAATTCAACTATATAAAGGCTGTATGTACATCTTTAACTGTGGCTTTAATAATGTATTCTATAGGTATAACATTAGGACAAAAGGGGCTAATTTTGATATCATTATCTGGAATGTTTTTTTCTATAGTATATCCTACAGTAGTATTAACTATTAGCAAAGTATATTCCACTAATAGTTCTTATGTAACAGGAATAGTAGTAACCTTATCTTCTTTTGTAAATATGATTATAAATTTTCTAATGGGGTGTTTAAATGATTTAATAGGTATTTATATATCATATTATCTTATTCCTATAAGTTTGTTTATTTCTTTAATGTTCATGTTTTTAATACACAAAAATATAAAAAAATTAGCTTAA
- a CDS encoding GNAT family N-acetyltransferase, translating to MNNKFKVSIELAKGTVNEYIIKDITGISIGRIFILELSKKNKYGCFRLNLYRDDENSNIYLNYILKDFLQYLFYKKEICKINIIINENMNTNVFIEYGFYLEGIINDSRLIDGIKTSEFLFGLDINTFRKANLYKELRIEGKNISLKLLTPINAQELLDYYIRNERHLKSYEPTRDKSFYTLKGQRDLLMDSYKQYLNGNSLEFGIYKDEKFIGKIKISNIIMGIFKNCIVGYSIDKDLQGNGYMKEALKLLIDYTFNEIDIHRIEASTLIDNIRSQKVLEGCGFKKLGINEKYLYIDGKWQDHATYYIVNNNI from the coding sequence ATGAACAATAAATTTAAGGTAAGCATAGAATTAGCGAAAGGTACAGTAAATGAATATATAATTAAAGATATTACAGGGATAAGTATAGGTAGAATATTCATATTAGAGTTATCTAAAAAAAATAAATATGGTTGCTTTAGATTAAATCTTTATAGAGATGATGAAAATTCAAATATTTATTTAAATTATATATTAAAAGATTTTTTACAATATTTATTTTATAAAAAAGAAATTTGTAAAATAAATATTATAATAAATGAAAATATGAATACAAATGTTTTTATAGAATATGGATTTTATTTAGAAGGAATTATAAATGATAGTAGATTAATAGATGGTATAAAAACTAGTGAATTCTTATTTGGATTAGACATAAATACTTTTAGGAAAGCTAATTTGTATAAAGAATTGAGGATAGAAGGGAAAAATATAAGCTTAAAGCTATTAACACCTATAAATGCACAAGAATTATTAGATTATTATATAAGAAATGAAAGGCATCTAAAAAGCTATGAACCCACACGAGATAAAAGTTTTTATACTTTAAAAGGTCAAAGGGATTTATTAATGGATTCATATAAACAATATTTAAATGGAAATAGTTTAGAATTTGGTATATATAAAGATGAAAAATTTATAGGTAAAATAAAGATATCAAATATAATAATGGGCATATTTAAGAATTGTATTGTAGGATATTCAATAGATAAAGATTTACAGGGAAATGGATATATGAAGGAAGCACTTAAATTATTAATAGATTATACATTTAATGAAATTGATATACATAGAATAGAAGCTTCAACTTTAATAGATAATATTAGATCTCAAAAAGTATTGGAAGGGTGCGGATTTAAAAAGCTAGGTATAAATGAAAAATACTTATATATAGATGGAAAATGGCAAGATCATGCTACTTATTATATAGTAAATAATAATATATAA
- a CDS encoding uracil-DNA glycosylase, translating to MDIQESLKNKIKNISEEYVGDKTGGYITGDGPIPCDIIFIGEAPGKNEVEEGKPFVGMAGKNFEKYLNSIGLKRESIRITNTCFFRPIKIKEGKNGRISISNRPPKVSEISLFSSILDEEINLVNPKLIITLGNVPLKRLTNFKSIGDCHGNVYFVENLNKYVFPMYHPSSLTYNRSEEFHKIYENDWLKLKEALDKI from the coding sequence TTGGATATACAAGAATCTTTGAAAAATAAAATTAAAAATATTTCAGAGGAATATGTAGGTGATAAAACAGGTGGATACATAACAGGTGATGGACCTATACCATGTGATATTATATTTATAGGAGAAGCCCCAGGTAAAAATGAAGTAGAAGAAGGTAAACCTTTTGTAGGTATGGCTGGTAAAAACTTTGAAAAATATTTAAATTCCATAGGTCTTAAAAGAGAATCTATTAGAATTACTAATACTTGTTTTTTTAGACCTATAAAAATTAAAGAAGGTAAAAATGGAAGAATATCTATAAGTAATAGACCACCTAAGGTTTCAGAAATATCTTTATTCAGTTCCATCCTTGATGAAGAAATTAATTTAGTAAACCCTAAATTAATAATTACATTAGGAAATGTTCCCTTGAAAAGGCTAACAAATTTTAAGTCTATTGGTGATTGTCATGGCAATGTTTATTTCGTTGAAAACTTAAATAAATATGTGTTTCCAATGTATCATCCATCATCTTTAACTTATAATAGAAGTGAAGAATTTCATAAGATATATGAAAATGATTGGCTTAAATTAAAAGAAGCTCTAGACAAAATTTAA
- a CDS encoding transposase encodes MYRLKNNALISEVKNLDITYCDCNHKLLDKDTEIIYNKIVYLRHNYNYKTKEKYRVIKIVDSQNREITFVTNIFNLSTEEISWLYKKRWEIELFFK; translated from the coding sequence ATATATAGACTTAAAAACAATGCCCTTATTAGTGAAGTTAAAAATTTAGATATAACTTATTGTGATTGTAATCATAAATTATTAGATAAAGATACTGAAATAATTTACAATAAAATTGTTTATTTAAGACATAACTATAATTATAAAACTAAAGAAAAATATAGAGTTATAAAAATCGTAGATTCTCAAAATAGAGAAATAACATTTGTAACTAATATATTTAATTTATCCACTGAAGAAATATCATGGTTATATAAAAAGCGTTGGGAAATAGAACTTTTCTTCAAATAG
- a CDS encoding sigma-70 family RNA polymerase sigma factor: MKIDEDNFIRQLKYRNSKALDFIVDEYSNLVLKIIRTVLNSNFHSQYVEECANDVFWSVWSNIDSFDEQKGNFKYWIAAISKYKAIDYKRKLFKQNNIDSIDDHILCDDTSIENDFILNENKKEIFKAINYMKKEDREIFIRRYFLDEKVENIANAFGVNRNLIDKRLSRGRKFLKEKLILLKGEIL, encoded by the coding sequence GTGAAAATAGATGAAGATAATTTTATAAGGCAGCTAAAGTATAGGAATTCCAAAGCATTAGATTTTATTGTAGATGAATATAGTAATCTGGTTTTAAAAATTATACGTACTGTATTAAATTCAAATTTTCATTCTCAGTATGTAGAAGAATGCGCCAATGATGTATTTTGGTCTGTATGGAGTAATATTGATAGTTTTGATGAGCAAAAAGGGAACTTTAAATATTGGATTGCTGCTATATCTAAATATAAAGCTATAGATTACAAAAGAAAACTTTTCAAACAAAATAATATTGATTCTATAGATGATCATATATTATGTGATGATACTAGCATAGAAAACGATTTTATACTAAATGAAAATAAAAAAGAAATTTTTAAAGCAATAAATTATATGAAAAAAGAAGATAGAGAAATATTTATAAGAAGGTACTTTCTAGATGAGAAAGTAGAAAATATAGCTAACGCTTTTGGAGTAAATAGAAATTTAATAGATAAAAGACTTTCAAGGGGACGTAAATTTTTAAAGGAAAAACTTATACTTTTGAAAGGAGAAATATTATGA
- a CDS encoding DUF4179 domain-containing protein has translation MKNNKKINLEEKELCKLFNEIKFEEIELNNIEEEVDIIQKDRIKKNLNNKIKGENRSNKLKYISIAAAITLVFSIGVVTTSPTFAKNIPVLNSIIQTLNNKYGNKGDYAKYSEIINKSVSNNGITITINEVIADDSKLIIGYTLKSDKKIKDLEVFGLGGFLKINGKTFSSGGSSCGDYIDDYTYIGSEEIHTSIPKDKKFNIDLNITEVSDIKGKWDFAFSASKEEIFRESTVFKPNQKLDLPDSIATIDKVVFSPIDISIFITGNGKNKNIKAGPNGGMFDYRYWVAYDDNGVELIPKGLGGGKFDFNKNIFFSEMQYVKTKSIPKYLTIIPCKIIPSEGGGVRRDKNGKETLITIETKKPKEISKVIDGVYPIELSQGKMGKLIINDIKTENNKTIVKYIAKGKAPYFQAEDLLIKDDQGKCVEIKDYIRRKDEENPNEFTKVFEGLNPNKQYTIFTNDFDNVEFREDLKFKIELNK, from the coding sequence ATGAAGAATAATAAAAAGATTAATTTAGAAGAAAAAGAGCTGTGTAAGTTATTTAATGAAATAAAATTTGAAGAAATTGAGTTGAATAATATAGAAGAAGAAGTAGATATTATCCAAAAGGATAGAATAAAGAAAAATTTAAATAATAAAATAAAGGGAGAAAACAGATCTAATAAATTAAAATATATTTCTATTGCTGCGGCTATAACATTAGTATTTTCAATAGGTGTTGTTACTACATCACCAACCTTTGCTAAAAATATTCCAGTTTTGAACTCTATAATACAAACATTAAATAATAAATATGGCAATAAAGGTGATTATGCAAAATACTCTGAAATAATAAATAAATCAGTTTCAAACAATGGAATAACAATTACAATAAATGAAGTAATTGCAGATGATTCAAAATTAATTATAGGTTATACCTTAAAAAGTGATAAAAAAATAAAAGATTTAGAAGTGTTCGGGCTAGGAGGATTTCTAAAGATAAATGGTAAAACCTTTTCCTCAGGAGGAAGTTCTTGTGGAGATTATATAGATGATTATACTTATATAGGTAGTGAGGAGATTCACACTAGTATACCCAAAGATAAAAAATTTAATATTGATTTAAATATTACAGAAGTATCTGATATAAAAGGAAAGTGGGACTTTGCTTTTAGTGCATCAAAAGAAGAAATATTTAGGGAAAGTACTGTGTTTAAACCAAATCAAAAATTGGATTTGCCAGACAGTATTGCAACTATTGATAAAGTAGTATTTTCACCTATAGATATTTCTATTTTTATAACTGGAAATGGTAAGAATAAAAATATAAAAGCAGGACCTAATGGTGGTATGTTTGATTATAGATACTGGGTTGCTTATGATGATAACGGGGTAGAACTTATACCAAAGGGTCTTGGGGGTGGAAAATTTGACTTTAATAAAAATATATTTTTTTCTGAAATGCAATATGTAAAGACTAAAAGCATTCCAAAATATTTGACCATTATTCCTTGCAAAATTATTCCTTCAGAAGGAGGAGGGGTAAGAAGAGATAAGAATGGCAAAGAAACACTAATTACTATAGAAACAAAGAAACCTAAAGAAATAAGTAAAGTTATAGATGGAGTATATCCAATAGAACTTTCTCAAGGTAAAATGGGAAAACTTATAATAAATGATATAAAAACAGAAAACAATAAAACTATAGTTAAATATATAGCCAAAGGAAAGGCACCTTACTTCCAAGCAGAAGATCTTCTTATAAAAGACGACCAAGGAAAATGTGTTGAAATTAAAGATTATATTAGAAGGAAAGATGAAGAAAATCCTAATGAATTTACAAAGGTGTTTGAAGGATTAAATCCTAATAAACAATACACCATATTTACAAATGACTTTGACAATGTAGAATTTAGAGAGGATTTAAAATTTAAGATTGAACTTAATAAATAA